CGAACAGATCGGCGTGGAGGGGCGCGGCGGCTACTACGACACAGCCGGAGCCATCCGCGACATGGTGCAGAACCATATGCTGCAGGTGCTGGCGCTGACGGCGATGGAGCCGCCGGCAGCATTTACCGCTGATGCCGTACGCAACGAGAAAGTCAAGGTGCTGACGGCGATCCGCCCGGTGGCGCCCGAGGATACCGACCAGTTCACCGTGCGCGGCCAATACACCGAGTATCGAACCGAACCGGGCGTGGCACACGATTCGACCACTGAGACGTTTGTGGCGCTGAAGCTGGCGATCGACAACTGGCGCTGGTCGGGTGTGCCATTCTACCTGCGCACGGGCAAGGCACTGCCACAACGCCTGACCGAGATCACGATCCAGTTCAAGCAGCCGCCACTGATGCTGTTCGCGCATGGCAACCACGCCGGGCATAGCGGGCCAGAGGGTGTGATAGAGCCGAACGTACTGGTATTGCGCATCCAACCGAACGAGGGTATCGCCATGCGGATCGGCCTGAAGCCGCCCGGATCAGCGCTACGGCTCCAGCCGGTCGAGCTGGGGTTCGACTACGACGAAGGCTTCGGCAACGCCTCGCCCGAGGCCTACGAGCGGCTGCTGCTCGACGCGATCCTGGGCGATGCCACACTATTCATCCGGCGCGACGAAGTTGAGGCGGCCTGGTCGCTGATCACGCCGATTATCGCAGGCTGGGCCGCCGGCCACACGCCCAAACCTGCGCCATACTGGTCGGGCAGCTGGGGGCCTGAAGCTGCCGATGCGCTGATCGAACGCGACGGGCGGGCCTGGCGGAAGCAATAGGCCGACGCTGCCACGTTCCGCTATCTGCCGGGCTGCGCGCTCATGCGCATTTACACGGTAATCGGCTGCCGGTGAATACGGCCGCGCCGGTATGGTATACTCTGCGCTATGCAGAAAACCACTTATCCCACACGAGCGCTG
The sequence above is drawn from the Candidatus Kouleothrix ribensis genome and encodes:
- the zwf gene encoding glucose-6-phosphate dehydrogenase → MPAPAVAQPARRAAPCTVVIFGASGDLTQRKLVPALYNLRHDGLLPDGFALVGFARREKSDEQFRAEMHEGVAAHSRTQPIDEADWAGFAEAIHYHTAAFDDPAGYAGLRTLLDRLDSARGVAPGQGNRLFYLATPPDAYPRIVTQLGEAGLNGPPPSQRAAAGWTRIIIEKPFGRDLASAQALNEHVLAIFDESQVYRIDHYLGKETVQNILTFRLGNSIFEPLWNRRYIDHVQILVAEQIGVEGRGGYYDTAGAIRDMVQNHMLQVLALTAMEPPAAFTADAVRNEKVKVLTAIRPVAPEDTDQFTVRGQYTEYRTEPGVAHDSTTETFVALKLAIDNWRWSGVPFYLRTGKALPQRLTEITIQFKQPPLMLFAHGNHAGHSGPEGVIEPNVLVLRIQPNEGIAMRIGLKPPGSALRLQPVELGFDYDEGFGNASPEAYERLLLDAILGDATLFIRRDEVEAAWSLITPIIAGWAAGHTPKPAPYWSGSWGPEAADALIERDGRAWRKQ